One genomic segment of Bombus vancouverensis nearcticus chromosome 11, iyBomVanc1_principal, whole genome shotgun sequence includes these proteins:
- the Pla2 gene encoding phospholipase A2 produces MRTLELSVFTVWLCLHVSVHAFQHITVRDGYPLADGEMIEVSDRIIFPGTLWCGNGNIANGTDELGSWKQTDACCRTHDMCPDIIEAHGSKHGLTNSADYTRLSCECDEAFRHCLHNSGDTVSAALVGRTYFTILRTQCFRLDYPIVKCKVKSTILRRCKEYELDTNAPMKYQWFDVLEY; encoded by the exons ATGCGGACTCTGGAGTTGTCGGTTTTCACTGTCTGGCTTTGCCTGCACGTCTCTGTCCACGCATTTCAGCATATTACGGTCAGAGACGGCTATCCACTTGCTGACGGTGAAATGATAGAAGTATCGGACAGGATAATATTCCCAG GAACATTATGGTGCGGAAACGGTAACATAGCAAATGGAACGGACGAATTAGGGTCATGGAAGCAAACGGACGCATGCTGCCGAACTCACGATATGTGTCCCGATATAATCGAGGCTCACGGCTCTAAACACGGATTAACTAATTCCGCTGATTATACGAG GTTAAGCTGCGAGTGCGACGAAGCGTTCCGCCATTGTCTTCACAATTCTGGGGACACTGTTAGTGCGGCGCTTGTAGGAAGAACTTATTTCACCATCTTAAGAACGCAGTGCTTCCGATTGGATTATCCTATCGTGAAATGCAAAGTCAAATCCACCAT CTTAAGACGTTGTAAGGAGTACGAGTTGGATACAAATGCTCCGATGAAGTACCAGTGGTTCGACGTACTTGAGTACTAA